From one Bifidobacterium sp. WK012_4_13 genomic stretch:
- a CDS encoding ABC transporter ATP-binding protein: protein MSMHNITPREGRVTNHATEGQHLDSNSDGLYLQGLHKSFGGRQVITDVTLKVEPGELVSLLGPSGCGKTTTLRMIAGFLHPDAGKVWMGSRDVTEYGAERRPSAMVFQNYALWPQMSVERNISFPLRVAKVPKAQIAQRVDAVLELVNLTQRRRARPGKMSGGEQQRASLARALVREPSILLLDEPLSNLDAKLRERVREDIREIQQRLNITTIMVTHDQQEAMAISDRIAVMHDGRLEQVCAPEDLYMRPETENIARFIGTMSDFDGAFGPSEPKEHWLVRPEDIRYASEGSELGSTSLPVCDAKVVRTIPHGRYEEVIFDAFDGTSITGLRQLDQPTIALGAQVHLSATRIYHYKDNALLEVMQ from the coding sequence ATGTCAATGCACAATATCACGCCCCGCGAAGGCAGGGTCACGAATCATGCGACCGAAGGCCAGCATCTCGATTCCAACAGCGATGGGCTGTATCTTCAGGGACTGCATAAGTCCTTTGGAGGAAGGCAGGTCATCACCGATGTCACGCTCAAGGTGGAACCAGGCGAGCTCGTCTCCCTTCTCGGACCATCCGGCTGTGGGAAAACCACGACATTGCGAATGATCGCCGGATTCCTGCATCCCGATGCCGGCAAAGTGTGGATGGGCTCGCGCGACGTTACCGAATATGGAGCCGAACGCAGGCCAAGCGCAATGGTTTTCCAGAACTATGCCCTATGGCCACAGATGTCCGTGGAAAGAAACATCTCCTTCCCACTCAGGGTAGCCAAGGTGCCGAAGGCGCAGATCGCGCAGCGCGTCGATGCCGTGCTCGAGCTGGTCAATCTCACCCAGCGACGTCGGGCCAGACCAGGCAAGATGTCTGGTGGGGAGCAGCAACGAGCGTCTCTGGCTCGCGCCTTGGTCCGAGAGCCCTCGATACTGCTGCTCGATGAGCCGCTGAGCAATCTGGATGCGAAGCTGAGGGAGCGCGTGCGCGAGGACATCCGTGAGATTCAGCAGCGTTTGAACATCACGACGATTATGGTGACCCACGATCAGCAGGAGGCGATGGCGATATCCGATCGAATCGCAGTGATGCACGACGGCAGACTGGAACAGGTATGCGCTCCCGAAGATCTCTATATGCGACCGGAAACGGAGAACATAGCCCGCTTCATCGGTACGATGAGCGATTTTGACGGTGCCTTCGGTCCATCTGAGCCCAAGGAACACTGGCTCGTTCGTCCAGAGGACATACGCTATGCATCCGAAGGCAGCGAGCTCGGCAGCACTTCCCTTCCAGTCTGCGATGCGAAGGTCGTCAGAACGATTCCACACGGCAGATACGAGGAAGTCATCTTCGACGCATTCGACGGCACATCCATCACAGGACTGCGTCAGCTGGATCAGCCCACCATCGCCCTGGGAGCCCAGGTCCATCTGAGCGCCACAAGAATCTATCACTATAAGGACAATGCATTATTGGAGGTTATGCAATGA
- the cysS gene encoding cysteine--tRNA ligase, translating to MTESPKPHDSSVSQVPQLRLYDTATHRITPFTPIHPGEVGIYVCGATVQSSPHIGHIRAAVAFDVVRRWFIRLGYKVTFIRNVTDIDDKIIDKSRAAGQQWWERAYIYEREFTHAYERLGVLAPTYEPRATGHITDMIDLIQRILDNGHAYVVPDADGKPSGNVYFDVPSWPQYGELTHQQAGTQAADESAAVADRMGPSVDSTGDDKYNPADAADNSEDKHDPRDFALWKSPKPSDPETARWKTPFGTGRPGWHLECSAMSHRYLGADFDIHGGGLDLRFPHHENEMAQSKAAGWGFAHRWMHSAWVTAKGEKMSKSLGNGLSVDSILAEHSAWVVRYAMATVQYRSMLEWSEQTIAEAESAHERIMNFLDRADALLDSPISTDDVAALPITEFPAEFIGSLNEDINVSGAAASIFTTIRQGNALLDAQPATDTGSRLRTMVVQLRAMLDVLGLDPLNAQWVAGDAHDDHSSQEHDALDALIGEQLEKRAKARKNKDFAQADAIRDELGKAGIVIEDTSSGSSWSME from the coding sequence ATGACAGAAAGCCCTAAACCGCATGATTCCAGCGTTTCCCAAGTGCCCCAGCTCAGGCTCTACGACACCGCGACTCATCGGATAACGCCGTTCACGCCGATTCACCCAGGCGAGGTGGGCATCTATGTCTGCGGGGCCACTGTGCAGAGCTCGCCCCACATCGGTCACATTCGTGCGGCGGTGGCCTTTGACGTCGTCCGTCGATGGTTCATCCGGCTTGGATACAAGGTGACCTTCATTCGCAACGTCACCGACATCGACGATAAGATCATCGATAAATCACGGGCTGCCGGTCAGCAATGGTGGGAACGCGCATATATATATGAGCGCGAATTCACCCATGCATACGAAAGGCTTGGCGTGCTCGCGCCAACATATGAACCACGCGCAACCGGCCATATCACCGACATGATCGATCTGATTCAGCGCATTCTCGACAATGGCCATGCCTATGTCGTGCCCGATGCAGACGGCAAGCCTTCGGGGAACGTCTATTTCGACGTGCCATCATGGCCACAGTATGGCGAGCTCACCCATCAGCAGGCTGGCACACAGGCAGCGGATGAAAGCGCAGCCGTGGCCGACAGAATGGGGCCGAGCGTCGACAGCACCGGTGATGACAAATACAATCCAGCCGATGCCGCAGACAATTCAGAAGACAAGCACGACCCACGGGATTTCGCATTGTGGAAGTCGCCGAAGCCATCCGATCCAGAGACGGCTCGATGGAAAACCCCATTCGGAACGGGACGTCCGGGCTGGCACCTCGAATGCTCGGCCATGAGCCATCGCTACCTTGGCGCCGACTTCGACATTCATGGCGGCGGCCTCGACCTGCGCTTCCCCCATCACGAGAACGAGATGGCGCAGTCCAAGGCCGCTGGCTGGGGATTCGCCCACCGTTGGATGCATTCGGCATGGGTCACGGCCAAGGGCGAGAAAATGAGCAAATCGCTCGGCAACGGGCTGTCGGTTGACTCGATTCTTGCCGAACATTCGGCGTGGGTCGTGCGCTATGCAATGGCGACGGTGCAATACCGCTCGATGCTTGAATGGAGCGAACAGACGATTGCCGAGGCCGAAAGCGCCCATGAGCGTATCATGAACTTCCTTGATCGCGCCGACGCCCTGCTTGACTCGCCCATCTCAACCGATGACGTCGCTGCACTGCCCATAACAGAATTCCCCGCGGAATTCATAGGCTCGTTGAACGAGGACATCAACGTCTCGGGAGCTGCCGCGAGCATCTTCACGACCATCCGCCAGGGCAACGCACTGCTTGATGCACAGCCCGCGACTGACACAGGTTCAAGGTTGCGGACCATGGTCGTGCAGCTGCGAGCCATGCTCGATGTGCTGGGACTTGACCCGCTGAACGCTCAGTGGGTCGCGGGCGACGCCCACGATGACCATTCGAGCCAAGAGCATGATGCCTTGGATGCACTGATTGGCGAGCAGCTTGAAAAGCGTGCCAAGGCTCGGAAGAACAAGGACTTCGCGCAGGCCGATGCCATTCGTGACGAGCTTGGCAAGGCTGGAATCGTGATTGAAGACACCTCGAGCGGGTCGAGCTGGAGCATGGAATAA
- a CDS encoding ABC transporter permease, whose product MGSAGTGSAMSVHDLDGSPASMVRPNAEPEGRATKHEALRPSAPHAGGYQKRRDRRRSLIGFLMAMPPIVVLLLFVGIPVILAILFSLGYTGGLNQIAAEIGMDVHQGKPLTLDAYADIIADSRFIRDLLVTLVITVVSTGVVVLITTSIAVYMRLSHSRLGSLLAGLGVIPLFIPVVIASWANLIFYQSNGFLRSVFAQFGLNAPIWGFTTTGVIITSIWVNLPFAMLMTVSGFQGVPDDLIDCARDSGASSWRIVWEILLPLAKTQILIASTLTAIGILGQFTVPYFTGPNAPTMLGVDIAKYYQSFNRPQQSVAIAVVMFIIGIGIAVTYVVTSVRGDDGSRKES is encoded by the coding sequence GTGGGATCAGCTGGTACCGGGTCAGCAATGAGCGTCCATGACCTTGATGGGTCGCCCGCATCAATGGTGCGGCCCAACGCTGAACCGGAGGGGCGCGCCACGAAGCATGAAGCGCTGCGCCCCTCCGCGCCACATGCGGGCGGATATCAGAAGAGACGGGATCGCAGGCGCAGCCTCATCGGATTTCTGATGGCGATGCCTCCTATCGTCGTCCTTCTGCTGTTCGTCGGCATTCCGGTCATTCTGGCCATACTGTTCAGTCTGGGATATACCGGTGGACTCAATCAGATCGCAGCCGAGATTGGCATGGATGTCCATCAGGGCAAGCCGCTGACACTGGACGCCTATGCCGACATCATCGCCGACAGCCGTTTCATACGAGACCTTCTCGTGACACTGGTCATAACCGTCGTCAGCACTGGGGTGGTGGTGCTCATCACGACATCCATAGCGGTATACATGCGTCTGAGCCATTCAAGGCTTGGATCCCTGCTTGCCGGACTGGGAGTGATACCGCTGTTCATACCGGTGGTCATAGCCTCCTGGGCGAATCTGATCTTCTATCAGTCAAACGGCTTTCTGCGATCCGTCTTTGCACAGTTCGGTCTGAACGCCCCAATCTGGGGATTCACGACGACTGGTGTGATCATCACATCGATATGGGTGAATCTGCCATTCGCGATGCTGATGACGGTTTCTGGATTTCAGGGGGTCCCAGACGATCTTATCGACTGTGCCAGGGATTCCGGGGCATCGTCCTGGAGAATCGTATGGGAGATCCTGCTTCCGCTGGCCAAGACACAGATACTCATCGCTTCGACACTGACCGCAATCGGAATTCTTGGGCAGTTCACCGTCCCCTACTTCACCGGTCCCAATGCGCCGACGATGCTTGGAGTCGATATAGCCAAGTATTACCAATCATTCAATCGTCCCCAACAATCCGTTGCCATCGCCGTGGTCATGTTCATCATCGGCATTGGCATAGCCGTCACCTATGTGGTCACATCCGTTCGCGGCGACGACGGCTCGAGAAAGGAGTCATAA
- a CDS encoding inositol monophosphatase family protein: protein MTISSTMRFAAHRGVHPDRLGIKENTLASVKSAIAAHADLVEIDVRCTRDGRVIVLHDPDLLRVWGDSRKVEDLGFDELRAMQGDPDSCVPTLEEVLNVIHDSGSRLLIDMDDERFAEPAYDVVKALGLNDEVEWCGKYQAMLDIRSLDREAFIWMPWRHAQAPDESEIEQLHPQMLNLPYLMVGSELVESAHALGLGVSCWTVDNTMQAAHLRSVGVDGITSNRMNAVRDALQLVDGNAQESVEEHDARARFIAGEIAAAAVETIQESNGQFRTNIHGKATPADLVTDLDGLIEQEVREALHAQFPETPVVGEEMGGNEPRQGDCWFLDPLDGTINYANAIPWFSFSLALVRNGDDPIVGAVIDPAGWRVITAQKNKGAWIGDRRITIPERSFDNAEDPVEGTIVSVELANNYAWPGLPGIFERLSKRFCTMRVPGTGTASVTGVALGRGVATLIGKFGTVDHFAAVLIVHEAGGVIMDETGKETLNPRNAGFLAARDRRCANAIIDVWHESLMRE from the coding sequence ATGACGATCAGTAGCACCATGCGCTTCGCCGCACATCGCGGAGTTCATCCAGATCGATTGGGAATCAAGGAAAACACTCTGGCTTCGGTGAAGTCAGCGATCGCCGCCCACGCCGACCTGGTCGAAATCGATGTGCGATGCACGCGCGATGGACGCGTCATCGTCCTTCATGACCCTGACCTGCTGCGCGTGTGGGGCGATTCCCGAAAGGTCGAGGATCTTGGCTTCGATGAGCTGCGCGCCATGCAAGGCGACCCTGATTCATGCGTTCCAACGCTGGAAGAGGTGCTGAACGTCATCCATGACAGTGGATCCCGTCTGCTCATCGACATGGATGATGAACGCTTCGCCGAACCGGCATACGATGTCGTCAAGGCACTCGGGCTGAACGACGAAGTCGAGTGGTGCGGCAAATACCAAGCCATGCTTGACATTCGTTCACTCGACAGGGAGGCGTTCATCTGGATGCCGTGGCGGCACGCCCAGGCACCGGATGAATCGGAGATCGAACAACTGCATCCGCAGATGCTGAATCTGCCTTATCTGATGGTGGGAAGCGAACTGGTGGAAAGCGCTCACGCCCTCGGCCTCGGGGTTTCCTGCTGGACCGTGGACAACACCATGCAGGCCGCCCATCTACGCAGCGTCGGCGTCGACGGCATAACCTCGAACCGTATGAATGCCGTTCGCGATGCGCTTCAGCTAGTGGATGGAAATGCTCAAGAGAGCGTCGAAGAGCATGATGCACGGGCGCGATTCATAGCCGGTGAAATCGCCGCTGCTGCTGTCGAGACAATCCAGGAGTCAAACGGCCAGTTCCGAACCAACATACATGGCAAGGCAACCCCGGCAGATCTGGTGACCGACCTCGACGGGCTCATCGAGCAGGAAGTTCGGGAGGCGCTGCATGCACAGTTTCCGGAGACGCCCGTCGTTGGCGAGGAGATGGGCGGCAACGAGCCCAGACAGGGTGACTGCTGGTTCCTCGATCCCTTGGACGGCACGATCAACTATGCCAATGCAATCCCCTGGTTCAGCTTCTCTCTCGCGCTGGTTCGCAACGGCGACGATCCGATAGTCGGCGCCGTGATAGACCCCGCAGGCTGGCGGGTCATCACAGCCCAGAAGAACAAGGGCGCATGGATTGGCGATCGGAGAATCACCATTCCCGAACGCTCGTTCGACAATGCCGAAGACCCCGTCGAAGGAACCATCGTCTCCGTCGAACTGGCCAATAACTATGCATGGCCAGGATTGCCCGGAATCTTCGAACGGCTGTCGAAGCGCTTCTGCACGATGCGAGTGCCAGGAACCGGCACGGCAAGCGTGACCGGCGTCGCACTCGGACGTGGCGTGGCGACTCTGATCGGAAAGTTCGGAACCGTGGATCATTTCGCCGCAGTGCTCATCGTTCATGAGGCGGGCGGGGTGATCATGGACGAGACGGGCAAGGAAACCCTGAACCCCCGGAATGCAGGATTCCTGGCTGCACGCGACAGACGCTGCGCGAATGCGATAATCGACGTATGGCATGAATCGCTGATGCGCGAGTGA
- a CDS encoding ABC transporter permease, protein MPPLTQSSQGTIETTSSHPSVGTSADRSEVPTADSKPANAVSTSMGKVVKAALTWLVAIIAMLFIFGPFLWLVSHAFVTSWTYPNLWPDGFTTRWWSVVFSDEQLMSSVGNSLILAPVTVIISSLVCLPAAYAFSRFNFPGRRAFQVSLLAVNAFPKMGLFVAMAAIFYGLHLMETVAGILIVHLISTLVNMTWIPAAAFSSVPRSLEEAASDAGAGKFRVFFSVTLPLAAPGIIVAMVMSFLASFDESQGTYLVGAPKYMTMPTQMYSMVLNYPEQVSAVFALILAVPSVVLLVSCRKYIMGGRLAEGFQIR, encoded by the coding sequence ATGCCTCCCCTCACGCAATCCTCGCAAGGAACCATCGAGACGACGTCTTCCCATCCTTCCGTCGGGACATCAGCCGATCGCTCCGAAGTCCCCACTGCTGATTCCAAGCCAGCGAATGCCGTATCGACTTCGATGGGAAAGGTCGTGAAAGCCGCACTCACATGGCTTGTGGCCATCATTGCCATGCTGTTCATTTTCGGACCGTTCCTATGGCTTGTCTCCCACGCGTTCGTGACGTCATGGACGTATCCGAATCTGTGGCCAGACGGCTTCACCACTCGCTGGTGGTCGGTCGTCTTCTCGGACGAGCAGCTTATGTCATCGGTCGGCAATTCTCTCATCCTTGCGCCGGTGACGGTGATCATCTCGTCACTGGTGTGCCTTCCAGCGGCATACGCCTTCTCGCGGTTCAACTTTCCTGGAAGACGCGCATTCCAGGTCAGCCTTCTGGCAGTCAACGCCTTCCCCAAGATGGGCCTGTTCGTGGCCATGGCTGCGATTTTCTATGGACTGCATCTGATGGAAACCGTCGCTGGCATCCTGATCGTTCATCTGATCAGCACCCTGGTCAACATGACATGGATTCCTGCGGCAGCGTTCTCAAGCGTTCCCCGATCATTGGAAGAGGCCGCATCGGACGCTGGGGCAGGCAAGTTCAGAGTGTTCTTCTCGGTCACGCTGCCACTTGCCGCGCCAGGCATCATCGTCGCCATGGTCATGTCATTCCTTGCATCGTTCGACGAGTCCCAAGGCACCTACCTCGTAGGCGCGCCGAAATACATGACGATGCCGACGCAGATGTATTCGATGGTGCTCAACTATCCAGAGCAGGTATCCGCGGTTTTCGCACTGATACTTGCGGTGCCTTCGGTCGTGCTGCTCGTCTCGTGCAGAAAGTACATCATGGGCGGTCGCCTCGCGGAAGGCTTCCAGATCCGATGA
- a CDS encoding extracellular solute-binding protein has product MRIKRMLSAVAGTLAIAMFTAGCGVTSSTGSTASSTTSDSSASGTVTVFISGDTNVQDLWDKGIIPAFNKKYPKITVKTQIDLHGEHDQQTVAKLATSTKSGDDPGYQLVDAGWVTGQAAQANLLTKVSSSNISNLTDVPSATVKAGLGVGVPYRASSVLLAYDSTKVSKPPKTLKALLKWIVKNPGQFAYNSPASGGSGGAFVSTVLDSYLTTKQQKVLRLEKNAAAEAAWKKGFAKLASLNPYVYQKGVYPNGNTQVLTLLGQGSIEMAPVWSDQFITAQKSGTIPSTVKYTQISDPSFTGSASYLGVPKTASNKKLVYKLLNFVLSAAGQKVVASEVSGYPVISLDKMDKSVAAEFKDANISSLRAGYYSEVASDMNDQWDQLVPGQQ; this is encoded by the coding sequence ATGAGAATCAAACGAATGCTCAGCGCGGTGGCAGGAACGTTGGCAATAGCCATGTTCACCGCAGGATGCGGCGTGACGTCGAGCACAGGCTCGACAGCATCATCGACGACTTCAGACAGTTCGGCAAGCGGAACGGTCACCGTGTTCATATCCGGCGACACGAACGTTCAGGATCTATGGGATAAGGGCATCATTCCCGCATTCAACAAGAAGTATCCAAAAATCACAGTAAAGACGCAGATCGATCTTCACGGTGAGCATGACCAGCAGACCGTGGCCAAGCTCGCCACATCGACGAAGTCCGGCGACGACCCAGGGTATCAGCTGGTCGATGCCGGATGGGTGACCGGTCAGGCAGCACAGGCCAATCTGCTCACCAAGGTTTCCTCCTCGAACATCTCCAACCTGACAGACGTGCCGTCAGCAACGGTGAAGGCGGGTCTTGGAGTGGGCGTTCCCTATCGCGCTTCCTCAGTGCTGCTCGCCTATGATTCGACGAAGGTCAGCAAGCCGCCGAAGACCCTGAAGGCGCTGTTGAAGTGGATTGTCAAGAATCCAGGTCAGTTCGCCTACAATTCCCCCGCAAGCGGCGGTTCAGGCGGCGCATTCGTCAGCACTGTCCTTGACAGCTATCTGACGACGAAGCAGCAGAAGGTGCTTCGCCTCGAGAAGAATGCAGCGGCAGAAGCAGCCTGGAAGAAGGGCTTTGCCAAACTTGCCTCGCTCAACCCCTATGTCTATCAGAAGGGCGTGTATCCCAATGGCAACACGCAGGTTCTCACGCTGCTAGGCCAGGGATCCATCGAGATGGCACCCGTGTGGTCAGATCAGTTCATCACGGCGCAGAAGAGCGGCACCATTCCTTCGACGGTGAAATACACGCAAATCTCGGACCCCTCGTTCACGGGCAGCGCCTCATACCTTGGCGTCCCCAAGACTGCCAGCAACAAGAAGCTCGTCTACAAGCTGCTGAATTTCGTGCTCAGTGCGGCAGGTCAGAAGGTTGTGGCCAGCGAGGTCTCGGGATACCCGGTGATCTCACTCGACAAGATGGATAAATCCGTCGCCGCCGAGTTCAAGGATGCCAACATCAGTTCGCTCCGGGCAGGATACTACTCCGAAGTTGCCTCGGATATGAATGACCAGTGGGATCAGCTGGTACCGGGTCAGCAATGA
- a CDS encoding RsmD family RNA methyltransferase, translating into MRIVSGRYKGFQLTVPKSGTRPTTDRAKEGIFSHLESYGQVQEAQVLDLFAGTGALGIEALSRGASGLVSVESAGQAGSLLRNTFSRLRKLSSWDGETSARTVQTQAEKFVRSHGQRADTASQSHPQTSENPDIAEPGFDLIFIDPPYAYSTEECEQLLQELAAGTLVNAATIIVLERSDRTADPTIPTGWNATQIKNYGETKVFYIEHD; encoded by the coding sequence ATGAGAATCGTTTCGGGCAGATACAAGGGCTTTCAGCTGACCGTACCGAAGTCAGGAACCAGACCGACGACCGACCGCGCGAAAGAGGGAATCTTCTCGCACCTTGAGTCGTATGGACAGGTTCAGGAAGCCCAGGTGCTCGACCTGTTCGCAGGAACCGGAGCTCTTGGCATCGAGGCACTCTCTCGCGGCGCCTCTGGACTTGTTTCTGTCGAATCGGCGGGCCAGGCTGGTTCATTGCTTCGCAACACCTTCTCTCGACTCAGAAAGCTCTCAAGCTGGGATGGCGAAACCAGCGCAAGAACCGTGCAGACTCAGGCGGAGAAGTTCGTGCGGTCGCACGGCCAGCGTGCCGACACGGCTTCGCAATCCCACCCTCAGACGAGCGAGAACCCCGACATTGCAGAACCGGGATTCGACTTGATTTTCATCGACCCACCCTATGCATATTCCACCGAGGAATGCGAGCAATTGCTGCAAGAACTGGCGGCGGGCACCCTGGTCAATGCCGCGACCATCATCGTGCTCGAGCGTTCGGACCGGACCGCAGATCCCACGATTCCAACGGGGTGGAATGCCACGCAGATCAAGAACTATGGCGAGACGAAGGTATTCTATATCGAGCACGACTGA
- a CDS encoding type 1 glutamine amidotransferase produces the protein MAQSKVLILQHVPWERPGRILETLEDVGLETNTLNIVDEKKPDLPDFKDISGVVIMGGPMGALDFEKHPGLKTEAKLVRASISVGKPILGICLGHQIIATALGGKLTSNAVEEIGFAPIKRLDRHDYFSMWSKEVNVLHWHSDVVGLPEGAQLLARSEKTKVQAFRIASALGLQFHLEVTPAMLEEWLAEPKMAGKLSKSEKKRMLADFEECNSQLLPLADSVFNGFAARCSTYAGFLQGK, from the coding sequence ATGGCACAATCAAAGGTCCTCATACTCCAGCATGTCCCTTGGGAGCGACCGGGTCGCATTCTCGAAACCTTGGAGGATGTAGGTTTGGAGACGAATACCTTGAACATCGTCGATGAGAAGAAGCCTGATTTACCAGATTTCAAGGATATTTCCGGGGTTGTGATCATGGGTGGGCCGATGGGTGCCCTTGATTTCGAGAAGCATCCCGGTCTGAAGACCGAGGCAAAGCTGGTTCGCGCGTCCATCAGCGTAGGCAAGCCGATTCTTGGCATCTGCCTGGGGCATCAGATAATCGCGACGGCCCTCGGAGGCAAGCTCACGAGCAATGCGGTCGAGGAAATTGGCTTTGCCCCCATCAAGCGCTTGGATCGGCATGATTATTTTTCCATGTGGAGCAAGGAAGTCAACGTTCTGCACTGGCATAGCGACGTCGTAGGATTGCCCGAAGGCGCGCAATTGCTCGCACGGTCTGAGAAGACGAAGGTTCAGGCCTTTCGCATAGCCTCGGCACTGGGCCTGCAATTCCATCTGGAAGTGACGCCGGCCATGCTCGAGGAATGGCTCGCAGAGCCGAAGATGGCCGGAAAGCTGAGCAAATCCGAAAAAAAGAGGATGCTTGCCGACTTTGAGGAGTGCAATTCGCAGCTGCTCCCGCTCGCAGACTCGGTCTTCAATGGCTTTGCCGCACGCTGCTCGACGTATGCGGGGTTTTTGCAGGGAAAGTAG
- a CDS encoding DMT family transporter, giving the protein MKRHTKAIVALVAASAFWAGNYVFGKVAVEDMSPFSIVLLRWAIALVPLAIIAQTVEHPDWLAVMRHWRFLLMQSLLGLFAYNFLLYEALRGSTAFGASLINAANPALIALAALFVLHEGIGWRGGAGIALALVGVLIVLTHGDFTTLTTIFDPSSILMLAAIGVWTAHTIAARKGPRLPPVTAVTIQVAFIVVGLGVAAPFVGVTLPSTGSALGSLLFIAIFPSCLSYVLWNTALTVISSGKAGVFLNLITVFTALWALATGEAIGASQIVGGVTIIVGVLLTSWSSQGASGSPIHGRDRD; this is encoded by the coding sequence ATGAAGCGGCACACGAAGGCCATCGTCGCACTCGTCGCAGCGTCGGCATTCTGGGCAGGCAACTATGTCTTCGGCAAGGTCGCCGTCGAAGACATGTCTCCGTTCAGCATCGTGCTGCTGCGCTGGGCCATCGCGCTCGTTCCGCTGGCGATCATCGCCCAGACGGTCGAGCACCCTGACTGGCTGGCGGTGATGCGGCACTGGCGCTTTCTGCTCATGCAGAGCCTGCTTGGACTCTTCGCATATAACTTTCTTCTCTACGAAGCCTTGCGCGGATCGACGGCGTTCGGGGCATCCCTGATCAATGCTGCGAATCCTGCGTTGATCGCATTGGCGGCGCTGTTTGTGTTGCATGAAGGCATTGGTTGGAGAGGTGGCGCTGGCATCGCGCTGGCACTCGTTGGGGTTCTTATCGTGCTCACTCACGGCGACTTCACGACTCTGACGACCATATTCGATCCGAGCAGCATACTCATGCTCGCTGCGATCGGCGTCTGGACCGCCCACACGATTGCGGCGCGCAAGGGCCCTCGACTTCCTCCGGTAACCGCAGTAACCATCCAAGTCGCCTTCATCGTCGTAGGGCTGGGCGTGGCGGCACCATTCGTAGGGGTCACCCTGCCAAGCACTGGATCCGCATTGGGTTCGCTGCTGTTCATCGCCATATTTCCCTCATGCCTGTCATATGTGCTATGGAACACTGCACTCACCGTCATATCGTCGGGGAAGGCAGGGGTGTTCCTCAACCTCATCACGGTATTCACTGCGCTGTGGGCGCTCGCCACAGGCGAAGCCATAGGAGCCTCGCAGATCGTCGGGGGAGTGACCATCATCGTGGGCGTTCTTCTCACATCATGGTCTTCGCAAGGCGCTTCTGGCTCACCCATTCATGGGCGCGACCGGGATTGA
- a CDS encoding LacI family DNA-binding transcriptional regulator has product MSIDRSSRLNGSRATITQVADRAHVSVSTVSLAFRESGPISARMRSHVLQVASEVGYTGPNPIAHSLKSGSMGIVGVAIAEQIAHAFDNPTTIETMNGLSLALEEAGHSMLLLQASAKVDARTLRRLSTVPLDALIFISRGEPFTELVELARKHGIAMVGVEGPYADDISSVEIADEEGMGQLADIVQAHGHRNVGVLMRTTRLGYCGPPGDVIPIDTDIDLIANPTIQGRLRAVAQRFPQAVRVEAAARDSNAGEAAARALLTSNPDISVIMAQNDLLAEGALRAAQASGLRVPEDLSITGFDGLHLPWLARSLTTMSQPLEERGRCADRLANQIIEDTHAVEHIRFETSFVAGDTLGDAR; this is encoded by the coding sequence TTGAGCATCGATCGTTCATCGCGTCTGAATGGTTCCAGGGCGACCATCACCCAGGTAGCGGATCGTGCACATGTTTCCGTATCGACCGTCTCCCTGGCCTTTCGGGAGTCGGGTCCGATATCGGCTCGGATGCGTTCCCATGTGCTGCAGGTTGCCAGCGAAGTCGGCTACACGGGGCCGAATCCCATAGCCCACTCCTTGAAGAGTGGAAGCATGGGAATCGTGGGCGTCGCGATCGCCGAACAGATCGCGCACGCCTTTGACAATCCGACGACCATCGAAACCATGAATGGCCTGAGCCTTGCACTCGAAGAGGCAGGCCACAGCATGCTGCTGCTTCAGGCAAGTGCGAAGGTCGATGCCAGGACCCTGAGACGCTTGAGCACGGTGCCGCTGGATGCCCTGATATTCATCAGCCGTGGAGAGCCATTCACTGAACTGGTTGAGCTGGCGCGCAAGCATGGCATTGCGATGGTGGGAGTCGAAGGGCCCTATGCCGACGACATCTCCTCCGTGGAGATCGCCGACGAAGAGGGCATGGGCCAGCTCGCCGACATAGTGCAGGCTCATGGCCACAGAAATGTGGGAGTTCTTATGAGAACCACACGGCTGGGATATTGCGGTCCGCCAGGAGACGTCATTCCCATAGACACCGATATCGATCTCATCGCCAATCCAACGATTCAGGGAAGACTCAGAGCGGTTGCTCAAAGGTTCCCCCAGGCGGTGCGCGTCGAAGCGGCAGCGCGCGACTCAAACGCAGGCGAAGCGGCAGCGCGCGCTCTGCTGACCTCAAATCCTGACATCTCAGTCATCATGGCGCAGAACGATCTGCTTGCGGAAGGTGCACTGCGCGCCGCTCAGGCATCCGGGCTTCGCGTACCGGAAGATCTGAGCATCACCGGCTTTGACGGCTTGCATCTGCCATGGCTCGCAAGATCTCTGACGACCATGAGCCAGCCCTTGGAGGAACGTGGCCGCTGCGCCGATCGTCTGGCAAATCAGATCATCGAAGACACTCACGCCGTTGAGCATATTCGTTTCGAGACGTCATTCGTGGCAGGCGACACCTTGGGAGACGCTCGATGA